The proteins below come from a single Dermacentor albipictus isolate Rhodes 1998 colony chromosome 7, USDA_Dalb.pri_finalv2, whole genome shotgun sequence genomic window:
- the LOC135919718 gene encoding treacle protein-like produces the protein MKRSEPDVEKTAHASSSPAELDRRGKTPEPGAAPSAAIASRSPVKGPTQPERSPDDAGGSPPTSVEAAWALTSISRADEPRRRGYARRRFTSSSTSSPPSSRKAASTAREGSSGGSDNLKRRPSREKGRHFLDATTREAVESTATAGRGHHREGGHDESQSRTRLNELEARRKLSRVPAKHSEHRGLHRAPELQRPAREGVAANAHGEHRPRLAECPQTRASLFTGEPASVADRSSPQQDGPSRTRRRPSTSPSLARPPRDAKHRASCSATTLPTVLRGERKLDATGAMGDVTCYAAWKTRKGSTTTSSRSGKRSSSLQELSSAGTLAGGRAGGPGAQTSSRRRSSSPGGIGNLRSSRRRSEGAERSTASIPGSLEDRRRVPSNLGVGRQIEVFVDITKRHHATWAEPALATSSHTGSSQSFVEHISATVKIHPGKPPSPGGPPKPSDDSQLAEKREEYTDEEYRVDLERFMPQSKEALAYTELLDYPKHRPTAAPKAARKATSKTVVKKADSGPKVDLERFMPQSKEALAYTELLEYPKHGAEAAPGPLAEEEQPEPKVDLESFLPRSKEALSYTELLQYPKHRPKSARKPATSTIRWGTQGMRGVSPPSKTFSWIHPERGPGRPTSRRASLARPMGPAKRGTTPPPPPKAAGVAARPLRANVRDTTPNAVTKRSSKESLQRRASLAQSGTTTTKAGGAPRKPSKERAAPSKPVTPLPSPAPGGKRVVAVRPFVASFHAADELYEADESTDVACSRPAAPSITLSMPQTAMVIHGPKGRVLARPFYMSTQRKSSDEQPALKLPEKPPEEPSKKLPKKPPEKPPVKPPVPVAASVSRPQHRRLPKGQRPFKASVRDTALIADSVMARAKPLIIEKKVPTPMTKGAARAPAARPFAIGVQATSDGRRRRRVSSTRALTAPRGSVGAPSVPLPPAPPGMRTISMSTGHRDFREAMLWDYSPAPPPKTPQIHSKRASIAQAQPGAAPAGTSKGGTGIPSAVKSSTSHKPPSQLATLRRQSVPSTTAQAVPPEYQKADKKVAKTVSAPLLPATPVKSASADPESGVKAAQKRAEKGRKPSLPKTAIDPSKAPAAKVHGPASEFQKAIAVAPTQPSDVDEALVDYRFYKASVQVRESQQLPVKAPAATPSRKASILAKPKAPAPVAKPEEPRKETGHPLHVTDSRALVPWNEEKAALLPVEKPPAKPEQTKAPPMAPKEVPKPPPEEAKKAAPTKTPEPSSHSTREFRVAVLRTGKRKAHGGYRCAKHKDETLSQYERRKAMVRAKRKAKAKAKAKADVLIRVHEETSEIKPLRKKSKKKKHKCHAARKAGKEESESREKAKKKLKKEKSQSTTSDLQVKKKGKKKSSRDKSEQRGPPVQYVQTRTCSVIPCCFFLILALIVALLIAYFVWPILEVATTTNTSYSIPDAATVTLPPPYSKIYTCSSDICKAEGAYLKSLLSTDKNPCDNFYEYVCDGWSKVHPVPGTGAGGVQSMDTMLQDRLLANLEPLLLGMPDTDVRVAAELHGGCLRRDQVGNDGDTVVGVARQLFREWGIKEWPLLKPDAVTTSVAWTFAGELVRDLNVAALASVSVGVSTKVLETAAIELDKPRLLFSCNDASTPAVTDLFSSALKEIMTRFSAASGKNDIDEVMRVFIRIGSSPASAASPDTGPLSYTLLKLIDLDNGYKLFLQRVFTGIIVIDGTTEVMLKSTDYVRHHLTSAMQELPAHAVANYLGFVALAKMAPFFPEKLASLRQVFAKDVLDRTLPDVSRTKTLCLLAVQQLLPGCFAKAAANLRGMWHADLALVDWLSRMQSSFGRHHELVAWIDELSALIVRYRLKRNRMAAFRDASSEPCAPAPGEIPRRSEHPLRFFHQVSMLQEQRRLQAILKSGRDVLALRGEPRSELATVPEYEVMRQMVHVSMALFNTSVPANSTMFAFHLSRVAVRFYRALVQLLFPNIYERNAPIALGDGTRRQLERLLSCFEDDLRRLPVALRGPVPVDSRKTRAALLQHVAAVKLAVRAFDDHLNVRRIWQTDFRLQDLPDTSSDALFFIYYALDNCESADTVYAEHRGHWLPAHYRVNAALRHVDEFAHAFGCAPAADMAPRAVTCNVLKRR, from the exons ATGAAGCGATCGGAGCCAGATGTCGAGAAGACCGCGCACGCAAGCAGCTCGCCGGCCGAGCTCGACCGCCGGGGAAAGACGCCCGAGCCAGGTGCAGCACCGTCGGCGGCCATCGCTAGCCGTAGCCCCGTCAAAGGTCCGACTCAACCAGAACGTTCACCCGACGATGCAGGCGGCTCGCCGCCCACGTCAGTCGAGGCCGCCTGGGCACTGACCTCCATCAGTCGTGCGGACGAACCGAGGCGTCGTGGCTACGCGCGACGACGGTTCACGTCGAGCTCGACGTCGTCGCCGCCGTCTTCAAGAAAGGCTGCCTCCACCGCGAGAGAGGGTTCTTCCGGGGGCTCCGACAACCTGAAGCGCCGTCCGTCGCGGGAGAAAGGGCGTCATTTTCTCGATGCGACGACGAGAGAGGCCGTTGAATCGACGGCAACTGCGGGCCGCGGACACCATCGCGAGGGCGGCCACGATGAATCGCAATCCCGTACTCGGCTGAATGAGCTTGAAGCACGCAGAAAGCTATCGCGGGTGCCCGCGAAGCACAGTGAGCACCGAGGTTTGCACCGAGCGCCAGAGCTCCAGCGCCCAGCGCGAGAGGGAGTTGCCGCGAACGCGCACGGGGAGCATCGACCAAGACTCGCGGAGTGCCCGCAGACGCGAGCGTCGCTGTTTACCGGGGAACCCGCAAGCGTCGCCGACAGGTCGTCACCGCAGCAGGATGGGCCGTCTCGGACGCGACGTCGTCCTTCCACGAGCCCGTCCCTGGCGAGACCCCCTCGCGACGCCAAGCATCGGGCGTCTTGCTCGGCCACGACGTTGCCCACCGTGTTGCGAGGCGAGCGGAAACTCGACGCGACCGGCGCGATGGGAGATGTGACGTGCTACGCGGCGTGGAAGACTCGGAAAGGTTCCACGACGACCTCGAGTCGCAGTGGAAAAAGGAGCAGCAGCCTCCAAGAGCTCTCCTCGGCGGGCACTCTCGCAGGAGGTAGGGCGGGCGGGCCCGGCGCGCAGACTTCCTCGAGAAGACGCAGTTCGTCGCCGGGAGGCATCGGAAACCTCCGCAGCTCGAGGCGACGGAGCGAAGGCGCGGAGAGATCGACGGCCTCGATCCCAGGCAGTCTGGAGGACCGACGCCGTGTTCCCTCCAACTTGGGTGTCGGGCGACAGATAGAG GTCTTTGTGGACATCACGAAGAGGCATCACGCCACGTGGGCAGAACCAGCTTTGGCGACATCAAGCCACACAGGCAGCTCGCAATCTTTCGTGGAGCACATCTCTGCCACGGTGAAGATTCATCCCGGCAAACCACCCTCACCGGGAGGACCGCCGAAGCCAAGCGACGATTCTCAACTCGCGGAGAAACGAGAGGAATATACTGACGAGGAATATCGGGTGGATCTAGAAAGATTCATGCCTCAGTCTAAGGAAGCCCTCGCTTACACCGAATTGCTCGACTACCCCAAACACCGTCCGACAGCGGCTCCGAAGGCAGCTCGGAAGGCAACTTCGAAAACAGTTGTAAAGAAGGCTGACTCAGGACCAAAAGTGGACCTTGAACGCTTCATGCCTCAGTCCAAGGAAGCCCTCGCTTACACCGAACTGCTCGAGTACCCCAAACACGGTGCAGAGGCAGCTCCTGGGCCTCTTGCTGAAGAGGAGCAGCCGGAACCGAAAGTGGACCTTGAAAGCTTCCTACCCCGATCAAAGGAAGCTCTCTCTTACACCGAACTACTCCAGTATCCGAAACACCGTCCAAAGTCGGCTCGGAAACCCGCTACGAGTACAATACGCTGGGGGACGCAGGGAATGAGAGGAGTCTCACCGCCATCCAAGACATTCTCCTGGATTCATCCAGAGAGAGGTCCAGGACGGCCCACATCCCGTCGTGCTAGCCTGGCGCGACCCATGGGACCAGCGAAGCGAGGGACTACTCCTCCTCCACCGCCGAAAGCTGCTGGTGTTGCCGCTCGTCCGCTTCGGGCAAACGTCCGCGACACCACTCCAAACGCTGTTACCAAGCGATCCAGCAAAGAATCCCTGCAAAGACGAGCGTCATTGGCTCAAAGCGGAACGACAACAACGAAAGCGGGGGGTGCGCCACGCAAACCGTCAAAAGAACGGGCAGCTCCCAGTAAGCCGGTGACCCCTCTTCCTTCTCCTGCTCCGGGAGGAAAGAGAGTAGTTGCCGTTCGGCCATTTGTGGCTAGTTTCCATGCAGCCGATGAGCTATATGAAGCTGACGAAAGCACAGATGTCGCTTGTAGCCGGCCAGCCGCTCCTTCAATTACACTGTCGATGCCTCAAACCGCCATGGTTATCCATGGCCCCAAAGGACGTGTTTTAGCTCGTCCTTTCTACATGTCAACTCAACGCAAGTCAAGTGACGAGCAGCCAGCCCTGAAACTGCCAGAGAAACCGCCGGAGGAACCATCTAAAAAGCTTCCAAAGAAGCCGCCCGAGAAGCCCCCAGTGAAACCACCTGTGCCGGTAGCCGCTTCCGTCAGTCGTCCGCAGCATCGACGCTTACCGAAAGGACAGCGGCCATTCAAGGCGTCCGTGCGCGACACCGCGCTCATCGCCGACAGTGTCATGGCGCGAGCAAAGCCCTTGATCATCGAAAAGAAAGTTCCCACACCCATGACCAAGGGCGCTGCAAGGGCTCCAGCCGCAAGGCCTTTTGCCATCGGCGTCCAAGCCACGTCGGATGGACGACGCCGTCGGCGAGTCTCCAGTACCAGGGCCCTGACCGCGCCTCGCGGTTCTGTCGGTGCTCCGTCGGTGCCTCTTCCGCCAGCGCCTCCAGGCATGCGCACAATCTCAATGTCAACCGGGCACAGAGACTTCCGCGAGGCGATGCTTTGGGACTATAGCCCCGCGCCTCCACCGAAGACGCCGCAGATCCACTCCAAGCGCGCCTCGATTGCCCAAGCACAGCCAGGAGCTGCGCCTGCCGGGACTTCGAAAGGAGGAACAGGCATCCCGTCAGCGGTAAAGTCTTCAACCTCCCATAAGCCTCCCTCGCAATTGGCCACTCTGAGACGGCAGTCGGTACCTTCAACTACAGCACAAGCTGTACCACCGGAATACCAAAAGGCTGACAAGAAAGTAGCGAAAACCGTTTCCGCACCACTGCTTCCCGCTACACCAGTGAAATCGGCTTCTGCTGACCCAGAGTCTGGCGTGAAGGCTGCGCAGAAAAGAGCTGAAAAGGGCAGAAAACCGTCCCTACCGAAGACCGCAATCGATCCTTCCAAGGCACCGGCAGCGAAAGTGCACGGGCCAGCCTCGGAATTCCAGAAGGCTATTGCTGTTGCGCCAACGCAGCCTTCTGACGTGGACGAAGCATTAGTTGACTATCGCTTTTACAAAGCGTCCGTCCAAGTGAGAGAATCCCAGCAACTGCCAGTCAAGGCCCCGGCTGCGACCCCGTCACGCAAGGCCTCGATACTGGCAAAACCCAAGGCTCCAGCCCCTGTCGCAAAGCCGGAGGAACCACGCAAGGAAACGGGCCATCCGCTTCACGTAACGGATTCCAGGGCTCTTGTTCCGTGGAACGAGGAAAAAGCCGCCTTGCTACCGGTGGAAAAGCCCCCTGCGAAACCTGAACAAACGAAAGCGCCCCCAATGGCACCAAAGGAAGTTCCAAAGCCGCCACCTGAAGAAGCCAAAAAAGCGGCTCCGACGAAGACGCCAGAGCCATCTTCGCATTCGACCAGAGAATTCAGGGTGGCCGTCTTGAGGACTGGAAAGCGCAAGGCTCACGGCGGGTATAGGTGCGCCAAGCACAAAGACGAAACCTTGTCGCAGTACGAGCGCAGAAAGGCCATGGTGAGGGCCAAGCGTAAAGCGAAGGCGAAAGCAAAGGCAAAAGCTGATGTCCTAATAAGGGTTCATGAGGAAACATCTGAGATAAAGCCGCTTCGAAAGAAGtccaaaaaaaagaagcacaaatgCCACGCTGCGCGAAAGGCGGGGAAAGAAGAAAGCGAGTCACGCGAGAAGGctaagaaaaagctgaagaaagaaaaaagtcagTCTACCACCTCCGATCTCCAGgtcaaaaagaaaggcaagaagaAGTCCTCGAGAGATAAGTCCGAGCAACGCGGGCCACCCGTGCAATATGTTCAGACTAGAACGTGTTCAGTAATTCCGTGTTGCTTCTTCTTGATCCTAGCCTTGATCGTTGCTTTGCTGATAGCCTATTTTGTCTGGCCAATCCTGGAGGTTGCGACAACCACCAACACCAGCTATAGCATCCCCGATGCCGCCACGGTAACACTTCCGCCACCGTACTCAAAGATATACACGTGTTCCAGCGACATCTGCAAAGCCGAAGGCGCGTACTTGAAGTCGCTTCTCAGTACCGACAAAAATCCCTGCGACAACTTTTACGAGTACGTGTGCGACGGTTGGAGTAAAGTCCACCCAGTTCCGGGCACGGGAGCTGGTGGCGTCCAGTCAATGGACACGATGCTGCAGGACAGGCTCCTGGCGAATCTTGAGCCCTTGCTGCTAGGCATGCCAGACACAGACGTCAGGGTAGCCGCCGAGCTGCACGGGGGCTGCTTGCGACGGGACCAGGTTGGAAACGATGGCGACACGGTCGTCGGAGTTGCCCGGCAGTTATTTCGCGAGTGGGGAATCAAGGAGTGGCCGTTACTCAAACCCGATGCAGTCACAACTTCGGTGGCGTGGACGTTTGCGGGAGAACTAGTGCGGGACCTTAACGTGGCCGCTTTGGCCTCCGTCAGCGTCGGCGTCAGCACCAAAGTGCTCGAAACCGCGGCCATCGAGCTTGACAAACCACGCCTGCTATTCTCTTGTAACGACGCGTCCACGCCTGCTGTGACGGATCTGTTCAGTTCCGCCCTCAAGGAAATAATGACTAGGTTCTCCGCAGCATCAGGCAAAAATGACATTGATGAGGTCATGAGGGTCTTCATACGCATCGGTTCGTCCCCCGCGTCTGCGGCCAGCCCGGACACTGGTCCTCTATCTTACACGTTACTCAAGCTCATCGACCTGGACAACGGCTACAAGCTCTTCCTCCAACGTGTATTCACCGGCATAATCGTCATCGACGGCACGACCGAAGTGATGCTCAAGTCTACCGACTACGTGCGCCACCACCTGACGTCGGCCATGCAGGAACTGCCGGCGCACGCCGTGGCCAACTATTTGGGCTTCGTGGCGCTCGCCAAGATGGCGCCCTTCTTCCCGGAAAAGCTCGCCAGTTTGCGGCAGGTGTTCGCCAAGGACGTGCTCGACCGCACCCTGCCAGACGTCTCGCGGACCAAGACCCTCTGCCTGCTGGCGGTGCAGCAGCTGCTGCCGGGGTGCTTCGCCAAGGCGGCCGCGAACCTGCGCGGCATGTGGCACGCCGACCTGGCCCTGGTCGACTGGCTGTCCCGGATGCAGTCCTCGTTCGGCCGCCACCACGAGCTGGTGGCCTGGATCGACGAGCTGTCGGCGCTCATCGTGCGCTATCGGCTCAAGAGGAACCGCATGGCGGCCTTCCGCGACGCGTCTTCGGAGCCCTGCGCTCCTGCGCCCGGCGAGATACCGCGGCGCAGCGAGCACCCGCTGCGCTTCTTCCACCAGGTGTCCATGCTGCAGGAGCAGAGGCGGCTCCAGGCGATCCTCAAGAGCGGCCGCGACGTGCTGGCACTGAGGGGCGAACCGCGCTCCGAGCTGGCCACTGTGCCAGAGTACGAGGTGATGCGCCAGATGGTGCACGTGTCCATGGCGCTCTTCAACACGTCGGTGCCGGCCAACAGCACCATGTTCGCCTTCCACCTGTCCAG GGTGGCCGTCCGCTTCTACCGCGCCCTGGTGCAGCTCCTGTTCCCCAACATCTACGAGCGAAACGCCCCGATCGCGCTCGGCGACGGCACCAGGCGGCAGCTCGAGCGCCTCCTCTCCTGCTTCGAGGACGACCTGCGGCGGCTCCCGGTCGCGCTGCGCGGGCCCGTGCCCGTCGACTCCCGCAAGACCCGGGCGGCCCTGCTCCAGCACGTGGCGGCCGTCAAGCTCGCCGTGCGCGCCTTCGACGACCACTTGAACGTGCGGCGCATTTGGCAGACCGACTTCCGGTTGCAGGACCTCCCCGACACCTCCTCGGACGCGCTGTTCTTCATCTACTACGCTCTGGACAACTGCGAGTCGGCCGACACCGTCTACGCCGAGCACCGGGGCCACTGGCTCCCCGCGCACTACCGGGTGAACGCGGCGCTGCGGCACGTCGACGAGTTCGCGCACGCGTTCGGCTGCGCGCCCGCCGCCGACATGGCGCCCAGGGCGGTCACGTGTAACGTCCTGAAGCGCCGCTAG